A genome region from Nitrosopumilus oxyclinae includes the following:
- a CDS encoding Lrp/AsnC family transcriptional regulator translates to MYSRIKRLVKRKLIERFTIVVNDEELGYSVKALTGINMDTKKRDHIIEELFKIDGVREVAEVTGRFDILVTMYSKSLDQMHKMVSERIGRIEGIQSSESFIEMKSRMKAMPYMPSKDSD, encoded by the coding sequence GTGTATTCAAGAATCAAGCGATTAGTTAAGAGAAAACTGATTGAACGTTTTACCATTGTTGTTAATGATGAAGAATTGGGTTACAGTGTTAAAGCATTAACTGGAATCAATATGGATACAAAAAAACGAGATCATATAATTGAGGAATTATTCAAAATAGACGGAGTCAGAGAAGTTGCAGAAGTTACAGGTAGATTTGACATTCTAGTTACAATGTATTCAAAATCATTAGATCAAATGCATAAAATGGTCTCTGAGCGAATTGGCAGAATTGAAGGAATTCAGTCATCTGAATCGTTTATTGAAATGAAATCACGAATGAAAGCAATGCCATATATGCCATCAAAGGACAGTGACTAA
- a CDS encoding pyridoxal phosphate-dependent aminotransferase, whose product MKIRTKPSIINHIPVLHGGRNSSQSIDSKIIDFSSNVSPAGTPFTVKKSLKKNIENIKHYPDSSSSTVISSLKKYTKLEKSNLIVGNGAIEILYNFCFAFLSKKTKVLIPIPTFQEYEAVAKLNECQISYFKTMNLSKNLDVFISKIPKNGCVFICNPNNPTGQLLSKKELLQIIKKAKKLSTIVFLDECFIEMVPASNESIISYVKNHKNLFVLRSLTKSFALPGIRIGYAAGSKEIINVLKKIQIPWSVNSLAQDAANTALKNKSHLVKSNSIIEKELIFLRNKINKLKGFDCDDSSTNFILIKTKKNSTELQKKLLEHKILIRDCKNFRGLDNHHIRIAVKAHKDNLKLVNVLEKIK is encoded by the coding sequence GTGAAAATACGAACAAAACCCTCGATCATTAATCATATACCAGTACTTCATGGGGGACGAAATTCTTCACAAAGCATTGATTCAAAAATCATCGATTTTAGTTCAAATGTATCGCCTGCAGGTACTCCATTTACTGTAAAAAAATCTCTTAAAAAAAATATTGAAAATATCAAACACTATCCAGATTCTAGTTCATCAACGGTGATTTCAAGCCTAAAAAAATATACAAAATTAGAAAAATCAAATCTGATAGTTGGGAATGGTGCAATTGAAATTCTTTATAATTTCTGTTTTGCATTTTTATCTAAAAAAACTAAAGTGTTGATCCCAATTCCAACTTTTCAAGAATATGAAGCAGTAGCTAAACTCAATGAATGTCAAATTTCTTATTTTAAAACAATGAATTTATCTAAAAATCTTGATGTATTCATTTCAAAAATTCCAAAAAATGGGTGTGTATTCATCTGTAATCCAAATAATCCAACAGGACAATTATTATCAAAAAAAGAATTACTACAAATAATTAAAAAAGCAAAAAAATTATCTACAATTGTATTTTTAGATGAATGTTTTATAGAAATGGTTCCAGCATCAAATGAATCGATTATATCATATGTTAAAAATCACAAAAATCTTTTTGTTTTACGTTCGTTAACTAAATCATTTGCATTACCTGGAATCCGTATTGGATATGCAGCAGGCTCAAAAGAAATCATTAACGTTTTAAAAAAAATACAAATACCGTGGAGCGTAAATTCGTTAGCTCAAGATGCAGCAAATACTGCCCTTAAAAATAAATCTCATCTTGTTAAATCTAATTCTATTATTGAAAAAGAATTAATCTTTTTAAGAAATAAAATAAATAAATTAAAAGGATTTGATTGTGATGACTCTTCAACTAATTTCATTTTAATTAAAACAAAAAAAAATTCGACCGAATTACAAAAGAAATTACTCGAACACAAAATTTTGATCAGAGATTGTAAAAATTTTAGAGGATTAGATAACCATCATATTAGAATTGCTGTTAAAGCCCATAAAGACAATTTAAAACTTGTAAATGTATTGGAGAAAATAAAATGA
- the cobS gene encoding adenosylcobinamide-GDP ribazoletransferase, which translates to MFKEIGSVFSFLTIFPSTNASLDTIAKYMFMFPIVGIAIGLLIGSLGFGLSFFLEPLLVSLLVVASIAIVTGIHHADGLADFADGLMVKGSKDKKLKAMKDLSTGSAGIVTIVLYLIGLIITISLTSGFDLFKAILISEILAKFSMVLMASLGKSASLGSNSPFVEFMKDKKKLTAAFLIMLIPVIVIGETTGLIMLGVTIVLTMFLLALSTRSFGGVTGDVLGATNEFTRLASLMVFVSI; encoded by the coding sequence TTGTTTAAAGAAATTGGATCTGTTTTTTCATTTTTAACAATATTCCCATCAACAAATGCTTCGTTAGATACTATTGCAAAATACATGTTCATGTTTCCTATAGTTGGAATAGCTATTGGACTTTTAATTGGTTCATTAGGTTTTGGACTATCTTTCTTTTTGGAACCATTGTTGGTTAGTTTGTTAGTTGTTGCATCTATTGCAATAGTTACAGGTATACATCATGCCGATGGTTTAGCTGATTTTGCAGATGGATTGATGGTGAAAGGATCAAAAGATAAAAAACTCAAAGCAATGAAGGATCTTTCTACAGGTTCGGCAGGAATTGTTACAATTGTATTGTATCTCATTGGTTTGATAATTACTATTTCTCTTACAAGTGGATTTGATTTGTTTAAGGCAATTTTGATTAGTGAAATTTTGGCAAAATTTTCAATGGTTTTGATGGCTAGTTTGGGCAAATCAGCTTCATTAGGATCAAATTCTCCTTTTGTTGAATTCATGAAAGATAAGAAAAAACTCACAGCAGCATTTCTCATAATGCTTATTCCTGTAATTGTAATTGGTGAAACAACAGGATTGATAATGCTTGGTGTAACTATTGTTTTGACAATGTTTCTCCTGGCTTTATCCACTCGTAGTTTTGGTGGTGTTACTGGTGATGTGCTAGGAGCCACCAATGAATTCACTCGATTAGCTTCTTTGATGGTGTTTGTTTCAATATGA
- a CDS encoding cobyric acid synthase — translation MKSLMIQGTSSGAGKTTLVAALCRIFSDKGYRVAPFKSQNMSNFAYVTPEFEISRAQAIQAIGSRCEITPDLNPILLKPIGNYNSIVYLNGKRYKKMHAKEYYEKFVNQKGIDVAVKSLKILQKNYDLVILEGAGSPAEINLQKFDIANMRIAQKANASVLLVSDIDKGGSFASLVGTMALIEKKYQKLVKGFIFNKFRGDLDVLKPGFKKLKNITKIPVVGTIPLIPLDLPEEDSLNATPKDIQWTKRNISKIDNELNKLAKTVESNLDIQSIEKMLK, via the coding sequence ATGAAATCTTTGATGATTCAAGGAACTTCTTCTGGAGCAGGAAAAACAACGTTGGTGGCAGCGCTTTGCAGAATTTTTTCTGATAAAGGTTACCGTGTTGCACCTTTCAAATCTCAAAATATGTCAAATTTTGCATATGTTACGCCTGAATTTGAGATTTCTCGTGCTCAAGCAATTCAGGCTATTGGTTCTAGATGCGAAATTACTCCTGATCTAAATCCAATTTTACTAAAACCAATAGGAAACTACAACAGTATTGTATATCTAAATGGAAAACGATACAAGAAAATGCACGCAAAAGAATATTATGAAAAATTTGTAAATCAAAAAGGAATTGATGTTGCAGTTAAATCTCTTAAAATATTGCAGAAAAACTATGATTTAGTTATTTTAGAAGGTGCAGGTTCTCCAGCTGAAATTAATTTACAAAAATTTGATATTGCAAACATGAGGATTGCTCAAAAAGCTAATGCATCTGTTTTATTGGTTTCAGATATTGACAAAGGTGGTTCTTTTGCAAGTCTAGTTGGAACCATGGCTTTAATTGAAAAAAAATATCAAAAACTTGTAAAAGGTTTCATCTTTAACAAATTCAGAGGAGATTTAGACGTATTAAAACCTGGATTTAAAAAACTCAAAAATATTACAAAAATACCTGTTGTAGGCACTATTCCATTAATCCCATTAGACCTACCTGAAGAAGATTCACTTAATGCCACTCCTAAAGATATTCAATGGACTAAGAGAAATATTTCAAAAATTGACAATGAATTAAATAAATTGGCAAAAACTGTAGAATCTAATCTTGATATACAATCTATTGAGAAGATGTTGAAATGA
- the cyoE gene encoding heme o synthase, translated as MQKQKSESRVAVYYELTKPKIWYLLVFTAFGAALTASNIYDIEISPATWLLMLFSVAAGSAAANTLTNYHDRDIDAIMERTKDRPLPSKRIYPAVKARNFGLALAGISLVLAFGISFTTTLEQGTWATAFIAFGLVNNIIIYSYVLKRNSRTNIILGGLCGGSPPMIGWVAVSMSDLWTMGLAMAGLVFIWIPMHIWALTLHFKEDYNKVNVPMLTAVQSEKTSARAIAISTVVMVLFSIAPFFITTQSGEEMVGAVYLWTAIASGALMVGLSIWVIVKPMEKAAWTLFKFSSPYLAVLFIALMVDSAL; from the coding sequence TTGCAAAAGCAAAAATCCGAATCCAGAGTAGCAGTATATTATGAATTAACAAAGCCAAAAATTTGGTATTTACTAGTTTTTACAGCATTTGGTGCAGCATTAACAGCTTCCAATATTTACGACATAGAAATATCTCCTGCAACATGGCTACTAATGTTATTTTCAGTTGCAGCTGGTTCAGCAGCAGCAAATACTTTGACAAATTATCATGATAGAGATATCGATGCCATTATGGAAAGAACAAAAGACAGACCTCTACCATCAAAAAGAATCTACCCTGCAGTAAAGGCAAGGAATTTTGGATTAGCATTAGCAGGCATCTCTCTAGTTCTAGCATTTGGAATTTCTTTTACAACGACATTAGAACAAGGAACATGGGCAACTGCTTTCATTGCATTTGGATTAGTAAATAACATCATAATTTACTCATATGTTTTAAAACGAAATTCTAGGACTAACATTATTTTAGGTGGATTATGTGGAGGTTCACCTCCAATGATTGGATGGGTAGCAGTAAGTATGTCAGATTTATGGACAATGGGTCTTGCCATGGCAGGTTTAGTGTTCATTTGGATTCCAATGCATATTTGGGCACTCACTTTACATTTTAAAGAAGATTATAACAAAGTCAATGTTCCAATGTTGACTGCAGTACAATCAGAAAAAACTTCTGCAAGGGCTATTGCAATTTCAACAGTCGTAATGGTATTATTTTCAATTGCCCCATTTTTCATTACAACTCAAAGCGGTGAAGAAATGGTTGGAGCAGTATATCTATGGACTGCAATTGCATCAGGTGCATTAATGGTAGGATTATCAATATGGGTCATAGTCAAACCAATGGAAAAAGCAGCCTGGACATTGTTTAAATTCTCTAGTCCATACTTGGCAGTATTGTTTATTGCACTAATGGTTGATTCTGCATTATAA
- a CDS encoding cobalamin biosynthesis protein, giving the protein MIIESIFVIGFAILLDLKFGDPKNKYHPTAWIGTLIAKLTPMAKNEHPVIEKFGGVCVVTITSGLVILLLFVLNIGISLITIDYLSLIVFVIVGGLLLKTTIAIRGMEKHAKSVIESLDEDNLDLARIHLSMIVKRNTKNLDKNHVLSGVLESISENTVDGITGPLFYYALLGLPGAFVYRIINTADSMVGYKTDIFKNVGWFAATCDSILNYIPSRLTGIIMIISAAILQNNWRESYKIMIRDGKKTESPNAGYPMAALAGALETKFEKINHYKLGDGEIILTKEDVHSAISIMKLTSVLFFGIVSIPIIFILSIVGWWVLV; this is encoded by the coding sequence ATGATTATTGAATCTATTTTTGTAATTGGTTTTGCAATTTTACTTGATTTGAAGTTTGGAGATCCTAAAAATAAATATCATCCTACAGCTTGGATTGGAACTTTGATTGCTAAACTTACTCCTATGGCAAAAAATGAACATCCTGTGATAGAAAAATTTGGAGGTGTCTGTGTTGTTACTATTACTTCTGGTTTAGTAATTCTACTACTTTTTGTTTTGAATATTGGAATTTCGTTGATAACTATTGATTATCTATCACTGATTGTTTTTGTAATTGTTGGTGGATTGTTATTAAAAACTACAATTGCTATTCGTGGAATGGAAAAACATGCAAAATCTGTTATAGAATCCTTAGATGAGGATAATCTTGATTTGGCAAGAATTCACTTATCTATGATTGTTAAGCGTAATACCAAAAATTTAGACAAAAATCATGTACTTTCAGGTGTACTTGAGAGTATTAGTGAAAATACCGTCGATGGAATCACTGGGCCATTATTTTATTATGCTCTTCTTGGATTGCCTGGAGCATTTGTATATCGTATAATTAACACCGCAGATTCTATGGTTGGATACAAAACTGATATTTTTAAAAATGTTGGTTGGTTTGCAGCAACTTGTGACAGTATTCTAAATTATATTCCATCTAGACTGACAGGGATTATAATGATAATTTCTGCTGCAATTTTACAAAATAATTGGAGAGAGTCTTACAAAATAATGATCAGAGATGGTAAAAAAACTGAAAGTCCTAATGCTGGATATCCTATGGCTGCTTTAGCTGGAGCTTTAGAAACAAAATTTGAAAAAATTAATCATTACAAATTAGGCGATGGTGAAATAATTCTAACAAAAGAGGATGTACATTCTGCAATTTCTATTATGAAACTTACCTCTGTACTCTTTTTTGGAATTGTATCTATTCCAATAATTTTTATTTTGTCTATTGTAGGATGGTGGGTACTTGTTTAA
- the asd gene encoding aspartate-semialdehyde dehydrogenase, whose translation MSKKRVAIIGVTGSVGQEFVQSLNNHPWFEVTQIAASSRSAGKKYLDSIKDASGIIAWDVGGEIPEHIKEMTVKSVDELDISQLDLVFSAVESEAARAIETKMAADLPVISTSSAYRYEDDVPILIPGINDEQTELLETQKKNRNWKGWVAPLPNCTTTGLAITLKPLLEKYGAKKVMMTSMQAISGGGKSGVSAMGITDNIIPYIPKEEGKVRLETRKILGKLIDGKIEDADIRISCTCTRVPVIDGHTESVFVETTEKIDPTKAKETYDQCNKDISVAGLPSAPEKYYAFHEDPTRPQPRMERNVGDGMTTTIGRVETEELFDNGLKYMLFSHNKKMGSAKGAVLLAEMLYKKGKI comes from the coding sequence ATGAGTAAAAAAAGAGTGGCAATTATTGGGGTTACAGGTTCTGTGGGTCAGGAATTTGTTCAGTCATTAAATAACCATCCATGGTTTGAAGTTACTCAAATTGCAGCATCCTCACGTTCAGCAGGAAAAAAATATCTGGATTCAATTAAAGATGCAAGTGGAATTATAGCATGGGATGTGGGTGGAGAAATCCCAGAACATATCAAAGAAATGACAGTAAAATCAGTTGATGAGTTAGATATTTCTCAATTAGATTTAGTATTTTCAGCAGTAGAATCAGAGGCAGCCAGAGCTATAGAAACTAAGATGGCTGCAGATTTACCAGTTATCTCTACAAGTTCTGCTTATAGATATGAAGATGATGTACCAATCTTAATCCCAGGAATTAATGATGAGCAAACAGAATTACTTGAAACTCAAAAAAAGAATAGGAATTGGAAAGGTTGGGTAGCTCCATTACCAAATTGTACTACAACGGGTTTAGCAATTACATTAAAACCATTACTTGAAAAATATGGAGCAAAAAAAGTTATGATGACTTCAATGCAAGCAATATCCGGAGGTGGAAAATCTGGGGTATCAGCAATGGGGATTACTGATAACATCATTCCATATATTCCAAAAGAAGAAGGTAAAGTAAGATTAGAAACAAGGAAAATATTAGGCAAGCTAATAGATGGAAAAATTGAAGATGCAGATATCCGAATTAGTTGTACTTGTACAAGAGTTCCTGTAATTGATGGACATACAGAATCAGTTTTTGTAGAAACTACAGAAAAAATTGATCCTACAAAAGCAAAAGAAACCTATGATCAATGTAACAAAGACATTTCAGTAGCTGGTTTACCATCTGCTCCTGAAAAATACTATGCATTTCATGAAGACCCAACTAGACCTCAACCAAGAATGGAAAGAAATGTTGGAGATGGAATGACTACAACTATCGGAAGAGTTGAAACTGAAGAATTATTTGATAACGGTTTGAAATACATGTTATTTTCTCACAATAAAAAAATGGGTTCAGCAAAGGGAGCAGTTTTGTTGGCAGAAATGTTATACAAAAAAGGTAAGATTTAG